The Longimicrobiaceae bacterium sequence CTCGCAGATGGAGCAGGTCTTTCTCTGTGGACGCATGGTTTACTCCTCCTCCGCCTCGTCGCCTTCCTCGTCTTCCTCGCGCTTGGGCTGGGGCGGGACGGGGGTGGTGGCGAGGTCGCCCTCGTTGACGACGATCAGGTACCGCAGCAGCTCCTCGTCGAGCGTCAGGATGCGCTCGAACTCGGGGAGACGGTTGCCGTCGGTGTTGAAGTGGGTCACGACGTAGTAGCCGCTCGTCTGGTCCTCGATGGGATAGGCGAGCTGGCGGCGCCCCCAGTGGTCGACGGCGG is a genomic window containing:
- the rpsF gene encoding 30S ribosomal protein S6 — its product is MTLRDYEIVYIFHPSLEEDGVNDRLTRFHALVAGEDGGEITAVDHWGRRQLAYPIEDQTSGYYVVTHFNTDGNRLPEFERILTLDEELLRYLIVVNEGDLATTPVPPQPKREEDEEGDEAEEE